In the Thermovenabulum gondwanense genome, GCCCGAAGGGTTCTATTCCATGAACCTTTACGCCGGGGTTATAAAAAAAGGAATTTTTATAATGCCCGGTGATTACTTTTACCCTGACCAAAAGCCATCACCTTGTTTTCGCCTAAGCATTGCCCAGGTACCAAAGGAAATGATAAACGAGGGGATCGAGTATCTTTCTCACGCCATAAGAGAATTTTTAAAGGAATTTAGCTTTATTCCCATTAAAAAAAGCAATTACAGTCCGCTCCTTTAGAAGAAAAAGATTATATTAATTTTCGAGTAATCCACAATACCACTTCCGAAGCCGGCATGAATATAACCTGGCTCAGAAGGGTCCCAATTATTTTCCCGCTTACGAGAAAAAATACCATCGACGTTACTTCCTGTTTAGACCTGACACCCTGTAAAGCCTGGTCGGTAATCAGTGCTGCCTGCGGGTCCACAATAATTGCCAGCAGTATTGTGGCGGTACCGTTTATAACCCCCGAAAGCTGACTTGCGGTTATCCTGTACTCCGGTAATAGGGCACCGGCGTAAATGGCCGCCAGCACTCCAATGGTTGAAATCGAAGTGATGAAGAGATTAAATATCAAGAAAAAAGGGGATATCCCGGTTTTGCTGATTTTTCTTATTTTGTTTAAATCCGGTGCTTTTAAAGAATTTTTTACTTGCTTTACAGGTTTATTAAAAATTATTTTTACGAGGAGCTTAGGTATGGATCCCGTTTTTTCAAGGGCATAGATTCCTTTTGAAAAAATTTCTATAAAACTTGGAATCAAAGCTGCCCCTAAAAGGCTTCCCAGGGTTGCAGAAAAAATTATTATTCTAAAGCTGTGAAGAAGTTCTTTTATTTCGCCCTTAGAAATCGCCTTATCCACTATACTGCCCAGTAGCGGAGCCTGAATCATGTTGGCAGTCCTCGAAATAAGGACTATTATATTAAATAGGGATAGTGCTAAAGCCAGCCTCCTGGTTCTTACACCGGCAAGTCTCACGGAATAGGATAAAGTATCGATCATATGTATCGTGGCGGTAAACAAAGCCACATAAATAACCCTTTCCATAACAACCCTCTTTTATTAAGTAAAGTAAATAATAAAAATTCGAACAAACAATTATTTATATTATAGCATTTATTGATTAATTTTTATTAGTAATTTTTTAGCAAACATGCAACTATAGTTTTTTTATGGACATCTGAACCACAACAAATTTCAAGTAAGTTTGTCAATTTTTCACTCCTGTTAATTTTATGACAGGGTGATTTTCTGAGAAATTATGAAGTTTAGCACCCGTCTTTCCCTCTACTTTACTGAATTATTTTTTACCCCTTTGATAATAATATTAATGTGAAAAAAAATTACGGGAGGTTATCTATATGCCTAATATCCATTGCAGTGTATCCAACTGCCATTACTGGGGCAGCGGAAACATGTGTCACGCGTCAGAGATTATGGTTACCTCTGACAGAATTGGAGCAAACATGCCAAATAGCTATGATGCACCTCAGGCATCCACCGCTCAACCCACACCGGTCAACTCCGCTATGGAAACCTGCTGCAAAACCTTCGTTCCAAAAAATTCGGCAGATGTAAAAAATGACGGTGTACAAAGAAGGTAAAAAATGTGGCGCACATAGAATGTGCGCCACATTTTTTAGTATTTTGCCGGTATTGTTGAAACCCCTCCCATGTATGGCCTTAAAACTTCCGGAATTACCACCGAACCGTCGGCCTGCTGGAAATTTTCCAGTATCGCGGCAGTTGTTCTCCCTACCGCAAGGCCTGACCCGTTCATAGTATGAACGTACTGGGGCTTTGCTCCTTTTTCGGGCCTGTATCTTATTTCTGCTCTCCTTGCCTGGTAGTCTTTAAAGTTGCTGCAGGAAGAAATTTCTACGTACCTGTTGTAACTTGGCATCCATACCTCTATATCGTAAGTCTTTGCGGAAGAGAATCCTAAGTCACCCGTACATAAGGCCACCAC is a window encoding:
- a CDS encoding lipid II flippase Amj family protein, giving the protein MERVIYVALFTATIHMIDTLSYSVRLAGVRTRRLALALSLFNIIVLISRTANMIQAPLLGSIVDKAISKGEIKELLHSFRIIIFSATLGSLLGAALIPSFIEIFSKGIYALEKTGSIPKLLVKIIFNKPVKQVKNSLKAPDLNKIRKISKTGISPFFLIFNLFITSISTIGVLAAIYAGALLPEYRITASQLSGVINGTATILLAIIVDPQAALITDQALQGVRSKQEVTSMVFFLVSGKIIGTLLSQVIFMPASEVVLWITRKLI
- a CDS encoding DUF1540 domain-containing protein, with protein sequence MPNIHCSVSNCHYWGSGNMCHASEIMVTSDRIGANMPNSYDAPQASTAQPTPVNSAMETCCKTFVPKNSADVKNDGVQRR